The following are encoded in a window of Roseivirga misakiensis genomic DNA:
- a CDS encoding sensor histidine kinase, with the protein MVSKRFALLVIIRIILLMLTLVALAFIFARTELFFNQIILLGVIILQVSELIRFVTYTNRELAKLLLAIRYSDFSISFKGGKRGKSFRELQEAFVEIIEAFKKVSVEKEAQFRFLKVIIDNIKVGVVAIKEEYSIELMNEGAQEMLKISTPNYWKQFHQLLPHLAQEIEDMEDNEKRLIELNIKEERLQISAQVNRLKILGYRYTIVTFQDIKSEIEQKEIEAWHKLIRVLTHEIMNSVTPVTSLTETMLMLTEKDGVPLPLNELTEETLEDLRFSMKTIQKRSEGLLHFVDDYRRLTKIKALELEEIQVSELLEEMAVLLSSEAEKSNVEIRISAPHYLRIKMDRKLIEQVLINLITNARHALEGSENGTITLTAYEDGAGQIIEVKDNGTGIEIDKQEEIFVPFYSTKTEGSGIGLSLSKQIMKKHKGDLTVKSEIGVGSRFRLHF; encoded by the coding sequence ATGGTATCTAAACGGTTTGCACTTCTTGTCATAATTAGAATCATTTTACTAATGCTAACCTTGGTGGCGTTAGCTTTTATTTTCGCTAGAACCGAGCTTTTCTTCAATCAGATCATCCTGCTTGGTGTTATCATCCTACAAGTATCGGAACTCATTCGTTTTGTCACCTATACGAACAGGGAATTGGCTAAACTGCTTTTAGCGATTCGTTATTCTGATTTTTCAATCTCTTTTAAAGGTGGAAAAAGAGGCAAATCGTTCAGAGAATTACAGGAAGCTTTCGTGGAAATTATTGAGGCCTTTAAAAAAGTCAGTGTTGAAAAAGAGGCCCAATTTCGATTTTTAAAGGTCATTATAGACAATATTAAAGTCGGAGTAGTTGCCATCAAAGAAGAGTACTCCATTGAGTTAATGAATGAAGGAGCGCAGGAAATGCTCAAGATTTCTACCCCCAATTACTGGAAGCAGTTTCATCAGCTTCTCCCCCATTTGGCTCAAGAAATTGAAGACATGGAAGATAATGAGAAGCGGTTAATTGAATTGAATATCAAAGAGGAGAGACTACAAATATCGGCTCAAGTAAATCGATTAAAAATTCTGGGCTATAGATATACGATCGTTACTTTTCAAGATATCAAGAGTGAAATTGAACAGAAAGAAATTGAAGCTTGGCATAAGTTGATTCGTGTGCTGACGCATGAAATCATGAATTCTGTGACGCCGGTCACCTCGCTTACAGAAACCATGCTTATGCTTACCGAGAAGGATGGTGTGCCGTTACCGCTCAACGAGTTGACTGAAGAAACTTTGGAGGACCTCCGCTTTTCAATGAAAACGATTCAAAAAAGAAGCGAAGGTCTATTACACTTCGTAGATGACTACCGCAGATTGACTAAGATAAAAGCCTTGGAGCTTGAAGAAATCCAAGTGAGCGAGTTGTTAGAAGAAATGGCCGTTTTACTAAGCAGCGAAGCCGAAAAGTCTAATGTAGAAATTCGCATTTCTGCCCCTCACTATTTGCGTATTAAAATGGATAGAAAGCTAATCGAGCAAGTCTTGATTAACTTGATTACCAATGCCCGACATGCGCTTGAAGGTTCGGAAAACGGTACTATCACGTTAACTGCCTATGAAGACGGCGCTGGCCAGATCATCGAAGTGAAAGATAATGGTACAGGTATAGAGATAGATAAACAAGAAGAAATCTTTGTACCGTTTTACTCCACAAAAACCGAAGGCTCTGGAATTGGACTGAGCCTATCCAAGCAGATCATGAAAAAACATAAGGGTGACTTAACAGTGAAATCGGAAATAGGCGTTGGCTCTCGGTTTAGATTACATTTCTAA
- a CDS encoding S41 family peptidase, producing the protein MKKHTSIYLFLIALFTIPFESYSQGTMLLRQPTVSESHIAFVYANDLWIVDRQGGNAKRLTSNNGAETNPHFSKDGTMIAFSGQYDGNTDVFVVPATGGEPKRLTWHPSADNVTGWTPKGEVLFSSGRKSHPTKESQFYSVSPNGGHPSALAIPRGVDGQISADGKHIAYQQISFWDPEWRNHRGGQAKPIWIVDLKNYNLIETPQTDGERHTSPLWLGNKVYYLSEKDYANNIWSFDPKTKTETQITFHSDFDVKNIDAGGGRIVYEQGGYLHLLDPNSGNAQQLNITVAGDMNWGRPRWVNATGRQLTNAQISPTGKRAIFEFRGDIFTVPKKDGNWRNLTNTSHSADRSPLWSPKGDKVAWFSDESGEYELMIADQMALETPRSISLPSKNFYFRPQWSPDGQFIAYTDTDYALWYVNVESGEAKKVDTDRFAHPNRSLNPEWSPDSKWIAYVQQQENQFKAVKVHQIESGKTYQLTDHMADAISPVWDESGDYLYFLASTDYGMASGWLDMSSFNMPVTRVPYLIVLDQDGKSPFLAKSDEEPVGKEEEKKSGDVVVNIDIEGIQDRIVPIRMQARNFTQMMPGRKGQFFYTESVPNAGTKLWRYDVNEAKAITFLPSISSGVVSADRKNLLYNSGGNWGIISTSGGPKKPGDGRLNVSGVRVKVDPKEEAKQILKEGWRYMRDFLYVDNTHGAPWDDVWKWYSPWVEHVRHRSDLNYIVDIISGEIAVGHSYVSGGDYPRLTSDRVGLLGADIQKDKNGFKIEKIFTAERWNPNLTAPLAIPGIDVREGDYILEVDGQPLSTAENFYSYFEGTSNRQVRLLINDKLKRDGAREIVVTAIGSENGLRQRDWIEGNRRLVDKLSNGKLAYVYVPNTGNGGYTYFNRYYFSQQHKKGAVIDERNNGGGSAADHMVDVMSRELHGYFNSRIAGNTPFPSPSAGIWGPKVMLINERAGSGGDLLPFMFKQMEIGPLIGTRTWGGLVGTWDTPPFIDNGRMVAPRGGFFNVDGEWDVEGIGVAPDIEVEQLPKLVISGKDPQLEAAIKEAMRLLETQEVILKPEPKAPIRWKRPEKKGN; encoded by the coding sequence ATGAAAAAACATACCTCAATCTATCTGTTTCTCATTGCACTATTTACAATTCCATTTGAAAGCTACTCACAGGGTACCATGTTGTTGCGGCAACCAACGGTTTCTGAAAGTCACATCGCTTTTGTTTATGCAAATGATTTGTGGATTGTAGATAGGCAAGGTGGCAACGCCAAAAGACTTACCTCGAATAACGGTGCTGAAACTAACCCACACTTCTCTAAAGACGGAACTATGATTGCTTTTTCAGGGCAATATGATGGGAATACCGATGTTTTTGTGGTGCCCGCTACTGGCGGAGAACCCAAGCGACTCACTTGGCACCCTTCTGCCGATAACGTGACTGGATGGACTCCAAAAGGAGAAGTTCTATTCAGTTCTGGGAGGAAAAGCCATCCTACAAAAGAGTCTCAATTTTATAGTGTATCTCCGAATGGAGGACACCCGTCGGCTTTAGCCATTCCCAGAGGAGTAGACGGCCAGATTTCGGCAGATGGAAAGCATATCGCTTACCAACAGATTTCATTTTGGGATCCGGAATGGAGAAATCACAGAGGTGGACAAGCCAAGCCGATTTGGATTGTGGATTTGAAAAACTACAACCTTATAGAAACTCCGCAAACAGATGGAGAACGACATACGAGCCCGTTATGGCTTGGCAATAAAGTTTACTACCTCTCGGAAAAAGATTATGCGAATAATATCTGGAGTTTTGACCCAAAGACTAAAACAGAAACACAAATTACCTTCCATTCAGACTTTGATGTCAAAAATATAGATGCTGGAGGTGGTAGAATTGTTTATGAGCAAGGCGGCTATTTGCATCTGCTCGACCCGAATTCTGGTAATGCGCAGCAGTTGAATATAACTGTAGCGGGCGATATGAATTGGGGTAGGCCAAGGTGGGTCAATGCGACTGGCAGACAATTAACCAATGCTCAGATTTCACCAACAGGCAAAAGAGCGATTTTTGAGTTTAGAGGCGATATATTCACAGTGCCTAAGAAAGATGGCAACTGGAGAAACTTAACCAATACTAGTCATAGTGCGGATAGAAGCCCGCTTTGGTCGCCAAAGGGAGATAAAGTAGCTTGGTTTTCGGACGAGTCAGGAGAGTATGAATTAATGATTGCCGACCAAATGGCACTTGAAACACCTAGATCAATCTCACTACCGAGTAAGAATTTCTATTTCAGACCCCAATGGTCGCCCGATGGTCAATTTATTGCCTACACCGATACCGATTATGCGCTTTGGTATGTAAATGTTGAATCGGGAGAGGCTAAGAAGGTAGATACTGATCGTTTTGCGCATCCAAACCGATCGCTTAACCCAGAGTGGTCGCCAGATAGTAAGTGGATTGCTTATGTGCAACAACAAGAAAATCAGTTCAAGGCCGTAAAAGTCCATCAAATTGAATCTGGAAAAACCTATCAGCTAACAGATCATATGGCCGATGCCATTTCTCCAGTGTGGGATGAGAGCGGCGATTATTTATACTTCTTGGCGAGCACTGATTACGGCATGGCTAGTGGCTGGTTGGATATGAGCTCTTTTAATATGCCTGTCACTAGAGTGCCCTATTTGATCGTATTAGATCAGGACGGGAAGTCTCCATTTTTAGCAAAAAGCGATGAAGAGCCAGTTGGAAAAGAGGAAGAAAAGAAATCTGGCGATGTGGTCGTTAATATTGACATAGAAGGTATTCAGGATCGAATTGTTCCAATCAGAATGCAGGCGAGAAATTTTACACAGATGATGCCAGGCAGAAAAGGGCAGTTCTTTTATACCGAGTCTGTGCCTAATGCGGGCACTAAGCTTTGGAGATATGACGTAAATGAAGCAAAAGCCATTACTTTTTTGCCGAGTATTAGCTCAGGGGTTGTTTCGGCCGATCGTAAAAACTTACTGTATAACAGCGGAGGAAACTGGGGTATAATATCAACAAGTGGCGGCCCTAAAAAACCAGGCGATGGTAGGTTAAACGTTAGTGGAGTTCGAGTTAAAGTCGATCCGAAAGAGGAAGCAAAGCAGATTTTAAAGGAAGGATGGCGATACATGCGCGACTTTCTCTATGTAGATAATACGCATGGAGCCCCTTGGGATGATGTTTGGAAATGGTATTCGCCATGGGTTGAACATGTGAGACATCGTTCGGACTTGAATTACATTGTGGATATTATCAGTGGTGAAATCGCGGTTGGGCATTCATATGTTTCTGGCGGCGATTACCCAAGACTTACTAGTGATAGAGTAGGGCTTTTAGGTGCCGACATTCAGAAAGACAAGAATGGGTTTAAAATTGAGAAGATTTTTACTGCAGAACGTTGGAATCCTAATCTAACTGCACCTTTGGCTATACCCGGTATAGATGTTAGGGAAGGAGATTACATTCTAGAAGTAGATGGTCAACCATTGTCCACTGCTGAAAACTTCTATAGCTATTTTGAAGGGACATCGAATAGGCAAGTAAGGCTATTGATTAATGATAAACTAAAAAGAGACGGAGCTAGAGAAATAGTAGTAACCGCTATCGGGAGTGAAAATGGATTAAGACAACGCGATTGGATTGAAGGCAACCGTAGACTAGTCGACAAACTTTCAAATGGTAAACTAGCCTATGTTTATGTTCCGAATACGGGAAATGGAGGCTATACCTATTTCAACAGATACTACTTCTCTCAACAGCATAAAAAAGGAGCTGTAATCGATGAGCGAAATAATGGAGGAGGTTCCGCGGCGGATCATATGGTTGACGTTATGTCTCGTGAGTTGCACGGCTATTTTAATAGTAGAATAGCAGGAAATACGCCTTTCCCTTCGCCTAGTGCCGGAATTTGGGGGCCAAAGGTTATGCTCATTAATGAAAGGGCAGGTTCAGGTGGAGACTTGTTGCCATTTATGTTTAAGCAAATGGAAATAGGTCCACTTATCGGCACTCGAACATGGGGAGGCCTTGTAGGAACTTGGGATACGCCACCTTTTATTGATAATGGAAGAATGGTGGCACCGAGAGGTGGCTTTTTCAATGTAGATGGCGAATGGGATGTAGAAGGAATTGGCGTAGCGCCAGACATTGAAGTAGAACAGCTTCCTAAATTGGTCATCTCAGGTAAAGACCCTCAGTTAGAAGCCGCCATTAAGGAAGCAATGAGGCTACTAGAAACTCAGGAAGTTATCTTGAAGCCCGAACCTAAAGCACCGATTAGATGGAAACGACCTGAAAAAAAGGGGAATTAG
- a CDS encoding LOG family protein encodes MQRIKKVCVYCASSNKIESKYFEATETVARALVKNNTTVVYGGGANGLMGALADTVLEEKGRIIGIMPHFMKEVEFHHKDVNEFIFTADMHERKKQFMVGVDALITLPGGCGTFEELMEAITLKRLGIFTKPILILNLDGYYDDLLRMLDKAIEEGFLSEKHRPIWTVFTDPAKVIEAIMGSTPWSSDAINFAQV; translated from the coding sequence ATGCAAAGAATAAAAAAGGTGTGCGTTTACTGCGCTTCAAGTAATAAGATCGAGTCTAAATATTTCGAAGCAACTGAAACGGTAGCGCGCGCACTGGTAAAGAATAATACAACTGTTGTTTATGGAGGGGGTGCCAACGGCCTAATGGGTGCCCTAGCCGATACTGTCTTGGAAGAAAAAGGGAGAATTATCGGTATCATGCCTCATTTCATGAAAGAGGTGGAATTTCATCATAAAGACGTGAATGAATTCATTTTTACTGCTGATATGCATGAAAGAAAGAAACAGTTTATGGTAGGTGTAGATGCGCTTATTACTCTTCCTGGTGGGTGCGGCACTTTCGAGGAATTAATGGAGGCTATAACATTAAAACGTCTCGGGATTTTTACTAAACCTATTCTTATCCTCAACCTTGATGGCTATTATGATGACTTGTTAAGAATGTTAGATAAGGCGATTGAGGAAGGATTTCTGAGCGAAAAACACCGTCCAATTTGGACTGTATTTACAGATCCAGCGAAGGTAATTGAGGCTATCATGGGCAGCACCCCGTGGTCCAGTGATGCGATTAACTTTGCACAAGTTTAA
- a CDS encoding response regulator yields MGNTSYPFQEERSVEIKQIGSPFIKNYLHTDYGAHEQSYRIAQSESGLLYFTNVSGVVEFDGIRWGVDGSISDDAFRGISISEDGRIYTASKSLLGYFEPDTVGQLKFQSLNHLLPANKERSTDIWDVQKVGEKVIYRNSAELLIYDIVKEVFQSVTSEKRFGQSDLIDGKYYVQGSESGILVFDGNSFQVLPNSSELKGFTFRKILKFSDNELLFVSQHNGLLRYDFEKVTPWQTEVSDFLKEQKAFSGECIGKDYFAFGTITGGVVIINRSGELVQKFDKSTGLPSNGLVQDIFHDKDGNLWIAQHGSISHVVINTPFTIIDDRHGVEGYVLYAQKWKNKTYVSTATGLVAKDDNSPWQSLNSDYKPFTPVWNSNERVWMTVKHGDDFFSAGNAGFVQILNNGVKTLYRGERLWAAVALKNSDFIIMGSIAGNLFTFQKKNGRWQYNGKIKGFNKQMDFLEQTEDGDLWMTDSGTGVFKIHLNSEKDSVLSIKTYGVEDGLPLQERNRVFRHSDGLYFATAKGVFTYNAEHDKFEPASQFKDLLKDKYVFRFIEMENGNIFASLSPGGKSVLKKANDQYTIQYSPFERISGHNSEYVTGLGGNNIWIAGTGLRHYDWDFNQAPPSGFKALIRSVRVSNKGDSLIYAGLAQQPAMNLASKENALHFEFTSNYYDQLERVSFESYLEGTEKTWTPWTDKADRNYTNLPSGTYTFKVRAKNLYGEVSEEAQFTFTIATPWYFTYWAYGVYLILLVLIVWLIVRLNVQRLENEKIRLEEIISERTVEIREQKDQAERDKELIQKQADRLKALDKVKSRFFANISHELRTPLTLINAPLESLVDSGKIKDEEVRETLRVAKRNGINLLSLVEEILDLAKLDAGKLSLVENPVLLHEFIKDILNEYGAASKTRNIDFEFVFGLPKDLTLLMDEKKAGKIIRNLLSNALKFTESKIKIEVLETTAGEVSLTVSDNGIGIDENDLPYIFDRYYQSESPEKKAEGGTGIGLALAKELAELQQGQLNVIKNVAPGAKFEYKFPRKEAKSELILPLINTDNQVLDIALKEVLTNYAETFSVEKPVLLITEDHPDMRNFIAKTLEPYFKVLTAENGRIALNVLESQDVDIVISDVMMPEMDGFELLASIKQNSNLHQVSVVMLTARTETEDRLHALTMGIDDYLTKPFSAAVFLARIKNILENRIKVIKAVKELNKVNANGVEDNTSVLASEYNLSAREIEVLKLISKRYSNAEMAEEMYVSTNTIKFHIKNLYTKIGVKNRAQALELLELEQ; encoded by the coding sequence GTGGGTAACACCTCGTATCCATTTCAAGAAGAGCGCTCAGTTGAAATCAAGCAGATTGGCTCACCTTTTATCAAGAATTATCTACATACCGATTATGGTGCCCACGAACAGTCATATCGGATTGCTCAAAGTGAAAGTGGTCTACTCTATTTCACGAATGTTTCGGGAGTGGTTGAATTTGACGGCATCCGTTGGGGCGTAGATGGGAGTATTTCAGATGATGCTTTTAGGGGAATCTCCATTTCCGAAGACGGGCGTATTTATACAGCAAGCAAAAGTCTATTGGGCTATTTTGAGCCAGACACTGTCGGACAATTAAAATTTCAATCCTTAAACCACTTATTACCTGCCAACAAAGAGAGGTCTACCGACATTTGGGATGTTCAAAAAGTGGGTGAAAAGGTTATTTATCGTAATTCAGCGGAGTTGTTGATCTATGATATTGTAAAAGAGGTGTTTCAATCCGTTACTAGCGAAAAGCGATTTGGGCAATCTGACTTAATCGATGGTAAATACTATGTCCAAGGGTCTGAATCAGGGATTTTAGTTTTCGATGGAAATAGTTTTCAAGTGCTTCCTAACTCTAGTGAGCTGAAAGGATTTACTTTTAGGAAAATCCTTAAATTCTCTGATAATGAGCTACTTTTTGTTAGCCAGCACAATGGACTTTTGAGATATGATTTCGAAAAGGTGACGCCTTGGCAAACGGAGGTGTCGGACTTCTTAAAGGAACAGAAAGCCTTTTCTGGAGAATGCATCGGTAAGGATTATTTCGCCTTTGGAACGATCACTGGAGGTGTAGTGATTATCAATCGGTCCGGTGAATTAGTTCAGAAATTTGACAAAAGCACTGGACTTCCAAGTAACGGCCTAGTTCAAGATATTTTCCATGATAAAGATGGCAACCTTTGGATCGCTCAGCACGGGTCTATTTCACACGTTGTTATCAATACTCCATTTACGATTATAGATGATCGACATGGCGTGGAAGGTTACGTACTCTATGCTCAGAAATGGAAAAACAAGACCTATGTTTCTACTGCTACAGGGCTGGTAGCTAAAGATGATAATAGCCCTTGGCAAAGTCTAAACAGTGATTACAAGCCATTTACACCCGTTTGGAATTCCAATGAACGGGTTTGGATGACGGTCAAACATGGTGATGACTTTTTCTCGGCTGGGAATGCAGGGTTTGTACAAATATTGAATAATGGGGTAAAAACCTTGTATCGAGGTGAACGATTGTGGGCTGCTGTCGCGCTAAAAAACAGCGACTTTATAATCATGGGCAGTATCGCAGGTAATCTATTTACATTCCAAAAGAAGAATGGCAGATGGCAATACAACGGTAAGATAAAGGGCTTTAACAAACAGATGGACTTTCTGGAACAGACAGAGGATGGAGACCTTTGGATGACAGATTCGGGCACAGGCGTTTTTAAAATCCACCTGAATTCAGAAAAGGACAGCGTATTGTCTATTAAAACTTATGGAGTTGAAGATGGTCTGCCCTTGCAAGAGAGAAATCGAGTATTTAGGCACAGCGATGGGTTATATTTTGCTACTGCTAAAGGAGTCTTCACTTATAATGCTGAGCATGATAAATTTGAGCCAGCCAGTCAATTTAAGGACTTACTAAAAGACAAGTATGTTTTCCGATTTATAGAGATGGAAAACGGAAATATCTTCGCTTCATTGAGCCCAGGTGGGAAATCAGTACTCAAAAAAGCAAATGATCAATATACGATCCAGTATTCTCCGTTCGAACGAATTTCAGGTCATAATTCAGAGTATGTAACAGGGTTGGGTGGAAATAATATATGGATTGCTGGCACGGGATTAAGACACTATGATTGGGATTTTAATCAGGCACCACCATCAGGTTTTAAGGCATTAATTCGATCAGTGAGGGTAAGTAACAAAGGCGATTCCTTGATCTATGCAGGCTTAGCTCAACAACCAGCAATGAATTTAGCTTCTAAAGAAAACGCACTTCACTTCGAATTTACATCCAATTATTACGATCAATTGGAAAGGGTGAGCTTTGAAAGCTATCTGGAGGGTACAGAAAAGACTTGGACTCCTTGGACCGATAAAGCAGATAGAAACTATACTAACCTTCCGTCAGGTACCTACACTTTTAAAGTAAGGGCGAAGAACCTTTATGGGGAAGTCAGCGAAGAAGCGCAATTTACTTTTACGATTGCTACCCCATGGTACTTTACCTATTGGGCTTATGGCGTCTACTTGATCCTATTAGTCTTGATTGTTTGGTTGATCGTAAGGCTAAATGTGCAACGCTTAGAAAATGAGAAGATAAGGCTTGAAGAAATAATCAGTGAGCGCACAGTAGAAATACGAGAGCAAAAGGACCAGGCAGAAAGGGATAAAGAGCTGATCCAAAAGCAGGCCGACAGATTGAAGGCCTTAGATAAAGTGAAATCTCGCTTCTTTGCCAATATTTCTCATGAATTACGGACACCACTTACGCTAATCAATGCGCCATTGGAATCATTGGTTGATAGCGGTAAAATCAAGGATGAGGAAGTGCGAGAAACCTTACGAGTAGCCAAAAGAAATGGTATAAACCTGTTGTCTTTGGTGGAAGAGATATTGGACTTGGCGAAACTCGATGCCGGTAAACTTTCTTTGGTTGAAAATCCGGTATTACTCCATGAGTTTATTAAGGATATTCTGAACGAGTATGGTGCAGCGTCAAAAACGCGCAATATCGATTTCGAATTCGTATTTGGTCTTCCTAAGGATTTAACCCTCCTGATGGATGAGAAAAAAGCGGGCAAGATTATCCGAAACCTGCTTTCAAATGCACTAAAGTTTACTGAATCAAAGATTAAAATCGAAGTATTGGAGACTACGGCAGGAGAGGTTAGCCTGACCGTGAGTGACAATGGAATTGGAATTGACGAAAACGATCTTCCGTATATTTTTGATCGCTATTATCAATCAGAGTCGCCAGAAAAGAAAGCAGAGGGTGGAACTGGAATTGGTCTTGCCTTAGCAAAGGAATTAGCCGAATTGCAGCAAGGGCAACTTAATGTGATCAAGAATGTAGCTCCAGGTGCCAAATTCGAATATAAGTTTCCAAGAAAAGAGGCGAAAAGTGAGCTAATATTACCGCTAATCAATACTGATAATCAAGTGCTAGATATTGCGCTGAAGGAGGTCTTGACGAATTATGCTGAAACGTTTTCTGTAGAAAAGCCAGTGCTGCTTATTACAGAGGATCACCCAGATATGCGGAATTTTATAGCCAAAACGCTAGAGCCATATTTTAAAGTACTGACTGCCGAAAACGGAAGAATAGCCCTTAATGTACTCGAATCACAGGATGTGGATATTGTAATATCTGACGTGATGATGCCAGAAATGGATGGGTTTGAGTTGCTGGCGTCAATTAAACAGAATTCTAATTTGCATCAAGTCTCTGTTGTTATGCTTACCGCCAGAACTGAGACTGAAGATAGGCTACATGCCCTGACCATGGGTATCGATGATTATTTGACCAAACCATTCAGTGCAGCAGTATTTCTTGCTCGAATTAAGAATATTCTAGAGAACAGGATCAAAGTAATCAAAGCAGTCAAAGAACTGAATAAAGTTAATGCCAATGGAGTCGAGGATAATACGAGTGTATTAGCAAGCGAATACAATCTTTCGGCGCGTGAAATCGAAGTTCTAAAACTGATCTCCAAAAGGTATTCAAATGCCGAAATGGCGGAAGAGATGTATGTCTCTACCAATACTATAAAGTTTCACATCAAGAATCTATACACTAAAATAGGGGTTAAGAATAGAGCGCAAGCTTTAGAACTTCTGGAATTAGAACAGTAA
- a CDS encoding cation:proton antiporter encodes MDIFTIITILIVLSAFFAFVNTKFLKLPFTIGLMIIAICFTLAIIGFGQFEHRILDEAMLLIESIDFKTVLLEVMLSFLLFAGAMHTKLDGLAKHKAPILMFSTLGVLISTFLVGGMFYYVAQLIGHEIEFIYCLLFGALISPTDPIAVLGILKDAKAPKKLEIKIVGESLFNDGVGVVIFLVILSVAQKGIDSVNAEEVGFLFFEEVFGGIALGYLLGWVGFKLMKSIDHYETEVMITLALVMGIYSVASYFHFSGPLAVVVAGIFIGNKSPEIAWSETTHNYVNKFWELIDVLLNAILFVLIGLELLIVDNSSEFVLLGLLAIPIGLAARFIALAGPIYLFKKKLDFIPKTNLIMTWGGIRGGISIALALSLQPEMERELFLTVTYVIVVFSIIGQGLTLGPLVRRILKKAA; translated from the coding sequence ATGGATATTTTCACCATCATTACCATTCTAATTGTGCTGTCGGCATTTTTTGCCTTCGTCAACACCAAATTCTTAAAACTCCCTTTTACAATCGGCCTAATGATCATTGCTATCTGCTTTACACTGGCAATTATCGGCTTTGGCCAGTTCGAGCATAGGATTTTAGATGAAGCCATGCTATTAATCGAGTCCATCGATTTTAAAACGGTATTGCTAGAGGTAATGCTAAGTTTCTTGCTTTTTGCTGGTGCTATGCACACCAAGTTAGATGGGTTGGCTAAGCATAAAGCGCCCATTTTAATGTTTTCAACGCTCGGCGTATTGATTTCGACCTTTTTGGTCGGTGGAATGTTCTATTACGTTGCGCAACTGATAGGTCACGAAATAGAATTCATCTATTGTTTGCTGTTTGGAGCACTCATTTCCCCGACAGATCCCATTGCGGTATTAGGAATTTTAAAGGATGCTAAGGCCCCTAAAAAGCTAGAAATTAAGATTGTTGGAGAATCCTTATTTAATGATGGCGTTGGCGTTGTAATCTTTTTGGTGATTCTTTCTGTCGCTCAAAAGGGTATTGACTCCGTAAATGCTGAGGAAGTAGGGTTTCTTTTCTTCGAAGAAGTGTTTGGTGGTATTGCCCTCGGCTATCTTTTAGGTTGGGTAGGTTTCAAGCTCATGAAATCGATCGACCATTATGAAACCGAGGTTATGATTACGCTGGCCTTAGTCATGGGTATCTACTCTGTAGCTAGCTATTTTCATTTTTCAGGGCCTTTGGCCGTCGTTGTAGCTGGAATTTTCATTGGAAATAAATCACCCGAAATCGCTTGGTCTGAAACCACGCATAATTACGTCAACAAATTTTGGGAGCTGATCGATGTGTTACTCAATGCCATACTTTTCGTACTGATTGGGCTAGAGTTATTAATCGTGGATAACAGCAGTGAATTCGTGTTGTTAGGCCTTTTAGCCATACCGATCGGCTTAGCGGCCAGATTCATTGCACTTGCAGGTCCTATTTATCTCTTTAAAAAGAAACTTGACTTTATTCCAAAGACTAACCTAATCATGACTTGGGGCGGGATAAGAGGTGGTATTTCAATCGCTTTAGCATTATCCCTACAGCCCGAAATGGAAAGAGAATTATTCCTTACAGTTACCTACGTGATCGTGGTATTCTCAATCATCGGACAGGGTTTAACGTTAGGGCCATTGGTCAGGCGTATTCTTAAGAAGGCAGCATAA